A window from Herbaspirillum sp. meg3 encodes these proteins:
- a CDS encoding DUF1109 domain-containing protein, producing MKTDDFISMLTTGVKPVDRHVQFKRFSQAILVGGAGAFILMVLLFGIRPDIGVMLVTPLFWFKMAFPLSLAAASLWLLTRLSLPGAGLGKRWIAPATPVLVIWIAALAVLAVAPESERLNLIMGFTWRRCPFNIAILSIPTCVTITWAVRQLAPTRLRLAGAMAGLLAGSVATVAYCLHCPEMGVPFWGIWYLGGMLIPAVLGWLFGPAVLRW from the coding sequence ATGAAGACTGACGATTTCATTTCCATGCTCACTACCGGCGTCAAACCGGTGGATCGTCACGTGCAGTTCAAACGTTTCTCGCAAGCCATCCTTGTCGGCGGTGCCGGTGCCTTCATCCTGATGGTGCTGCTGTTCGGCATTCGTCCGGATATCGGCGTCATGCTGGTCACGCCGCTGTTCTGGTTCAAAATGGCCTTCCCGCTGTCGCTGGCGGCCGCCTCGCTATGGCTGCTGACGCGCCTGAGCCTCCCGGGTGCAGGTCTGGGCAAGCGCTGGATCGCTCCGGCCACGCCGGTGCTGGTGATCTGGATCGCGGCTCTGGCCGTGCTGGCGGTTGCGCCGGAAAGCGAACGCCTGAATCTGATCATGGGCTTCACCTGGCGTCGCTGCCCTTTCAATATCGCCATTCTGTCGATCCCGACCTGCGTGACGATCACCTGGGCGGTACGCCAGTTGGCGCCGACACGCTTGCGTCTGGCGGGCGCCATGGCGGGCTTGCTGGCCGGCTCGGTAGCGACCGTCGCGTATTGCCTGCATTGCCCGGAAATGGGCGTGCCGTTCTGGGGTATCTGGTATCTGGGTGGCATGCTGATTCCCGCCGTGCTGGGATGGCTGTTCGGGCCGGCGGTGTTGCGCTGGTAG